The Manihot esculenta cultivar AM560-2 chromosome 1, M.esculenta_v8, whole genome shotgun sequence genome has a window encoding:
- the LOC122721364 gene encoding E3 ubiquitin-protein ligase SINAT3-like, with translation MELDTIESMPSSDLTDEDEIHPHHIQFPSLPKPQSNNNINISNTNSVSSAIQSISVHELLECPVCTNSMYPPIHQCHNGHTLCSTCKTRVHNRCPTCRQELGDIRCLALEKVAESLELPCKYMSLGCPEIFPYYSKLKHEALCNFRPYNCPYAGSECVVVGDIPFLVAHLRDDHKVDMHSGCTFNHRYVKSNPREVENATWMLTVFHCFGQYFCLHFEAFQLGMGPVYMAFLRFMGDETEARNYSYSLEVGGNGRKLIWEGTPRSIRDSHRKVRDSHDGLIIQRNMALFFSGGDRKELKLRVTGRIWKEQQNPEGGACIPNLCS, from the exons atggaaTTGGATACAATTGAAAGTATGCCATCCTCGGATTTGACAGATGAGGATGAGATCCATCCCCACCATATTCAATTCCCTTCACTTCCAAAGCCTCAAAGCAATAACAATATCAACATCAGCAACACTAATAGTGTTTCCTCAGCTATTCAGTCCATCAGTGTCCATGAGTTGCTTGAGTGCCCTGTTTGTACCAATTCTATGTATCCTCCAATTCATCAG TGCCACAATGGGCATACTCTTTGTTCAACTTGTAAAACAAGGGTGCATAACCGATGCCCCACTTGTAGACAAGAACTTGGTGACATTAGATGCCTTGCATTGGAGAAAGTAGCTGAATCACTTGAACTGCCTTGCAAATACATGTCACTTGGATGCCCAGAGATTTTTCCTTACTACAGTAAACTCAAACATGAAGCTCTATGTAACTTCAGGCCATACAACTGTCCATATGCTGGATCTGagtgtgttgttgttggggatATCCCATTCCTTGTTGCTCATCTGAGGGATGATCACAAAGTAGACATGCATTCTGGATGCACTTTCAACCATCGCTATGTTAAGTCTAATCCTCGTGAAGTAGAAAATGCAACATGGATGTTAACT GTTTTCCACTGTTTTGGTCAGTACTTCTGTCTGCATTTTGAAGCGTTCCAGCTAGGGATGGGACCTGTTTATATGGCATTCCTTCGTTTCATGGGAGATGAGACAGAAGCCCGTAATTACAGCTACAGCCTGGAGGTAGGGGGAAATGGCCGGAAACTGATATGGGAAGGGACACCACGAAGCATTAGAGATAGTCACAGGAAAGTTAGAGATAGCCATGATGGCCTCATTATACAGAGGAACATGGCGCTTTTCTTCTCTGGAGGGGATAGAAAAGAGCTAAAGCTTAGAGTGACAGGGCGCATATGGAAAGAACAGCAGAACCCTGAAGGTGGGGCTTGCATACCCAATCTCTGCAGTTAG